The following proteins come from a genomic window of Manduca sexta isolate Smith_Timp_Sample1 chromosome 6, JHU_Msex_v1.0, whole genome shotgun sequence:
- the LOC115454310 gene encoding uncharacterized protein LOC115454310 — translation MCEKRTRKIKKGSQLTRLREARRLQRLQRLTSPVTSEEAAPAPCPQPVDKAVQNRVILELAWKTVALMHKNRLIQQKIIALQKETSEFIAAVMNHPENRKRYMEHMRMYGLRPEPEMQESADDDSLKMEPEA, via the coding sequence GGTCACAACTGACTCGTCTGCGGGAAGCGAGACGTCTACAAAGACTACAGCGTCTCACGTCACCGGTCACGAGCGAGGAGGCCGCCCCCGCCCCTTGTCCTCAGCCTGTCGACAAAGCTGTACAAAACCGCGTCATCCTCGAATTGGCGTGGAAGACCGTCGCACTCATGCATAAGAACAGACTGATCCAACAAAAGATAATCGCCTTGCAAAAGGAAACTTCAGAATTCATCGCAGCTGTGATGAACCATCCAGAAAACAGGAAAAGGTATATGGAACACATGCGAATGTATGGACTTAGGCCAGAGCCAGAAATGCAAGAGTCCGCTGACGACGATTCGTTAAAAATGGAACCCGAAGCCTAA